The DNA region AGGACAAGTAAATGAAATACCTCAAATAATTGAAATTTCTAATAAATACAATAAAACTCCTGTTCAGGTTGTTTTAAGATGGCAAATTCAAAAAAATATAATAACTATTCCAAAATCAACCACAAAAGAAAGAATAGAAAGTAATTTTAATATATTTGATTTTGAATTAAATCAAGAAGATATTAAAATTATAGACTCTTTAAATAAAGATGAAAGAATGGGTCCCCATCCAGATGAAATAGATTTTTAGAAAATATTTTAGGTTAATCTACATAATGTAGATTAACCTAATTTTATTTTAATTTTAATAAATCCTCCAGAAACATAATATATAATAAAAATAAAATCTATTATATGAGGGGGAAAAAATGAAAAAATACAAAGTAAATCCTTTAACACTTTTATATGTTAATATGCTTTTTCCTTTTGTTTTGATGTTTACTTCTTCTTTAACTGCAATCATAATATGTTTTTTAATATCTTCGGGTTTTTTATTATTTTTTAATGAAAAAAAGAGATTATTAAAATTTTCAATAATATTTTTAATATTTCTTCTCATATTTCAATTTCAAGATTATTTAGATTCTGGAAAATTTAAAATGTTTTTTGAACTTATTAATTATATAGCTTTAAAGATAATACCAGTACTTATGATAGCTTCAATTTTATTTTATAATATTCAAACGAGTGAATTACTTTCAGCTTTAAATAATTTGAAACTTCCAAAAAATCTTATAATTGGTATTACCGTAGCTTTTAGATTTTTTCCGACTTTTGGTCATGAATTTAAATTTATCAAACAAACTATGAAAATGAGAAATATATCTATGAGCATTTTAAAACCATTTAAAAGTTTAGAATATTTCTTAGTTCCTATGCTTTTTAGATGCTCATTACTTGCAGATGAATTGACTTCCGCTGGATTGACAAAAGGTATAGAATGTGATGTTAAAAGAAGTTCTATATACGATGTTAAAATAAAAAAATTTGATATTTTTATAATGATTTTATCCACAATAATGACAATAGGTGTTTTAATATAAAAAGACGTCCAATTATTTTATAATTGGACGTCTTTTATTGACATTTTAAGAATTATAATTATTGATTTTCAAAATGTTTTTTTAATATAGCTTTTCCTATTAAAATACCTATAAAGGCGAGTATAAATACTAAAATAAGAGCATAAAAACCCATAATACCCTTAGCGGCATTTATCATTTCATTCATTCCCTCAGGAGTCATCCCTCTTCTTTCAAATGTTTCTTTATAAGAATCCACAAAAAACCAAACAGGTATTATACTTCCCATTGCTTGGCCAACAGATAAAATACCATAAGAAATACCTAAAGTCAATGTTTTTTTATAACCAAATTTAAAACTTATTATATCAGCTAATATTGCCGTTGTTAAAGAAGTTAAAATCCAAGGAAGATAACCTCCACCAAATAATGACATGAGAATCATTATTATGATACTCAATATTGTAAATGTACCAAATTTAGAACATTTAGAAACTATAAAAGTTATAATAGTACCACCTATTAAAGCAAAAATTCCAGGAGATATGATATGGAAAAAGGCTCCAAGTCCAATGGCATAAAAAGACATAATAATTACAAAATATAAAGCGGTATATAAAGCACCTGTAATACCTAAAAATACATAATCCTTAGTTTTAAACTTCACAATAATCCCTCCTATAAATTAAGTTCTTTAAAAATATTAATTAATTGTTCTTCTTCATCTTTTTTAAAATTAAATTCTTTTGAAACTTTTCCATCTTCTAAATAAATTGCACTATTGCATACATTAGTTATAAATTCAAAATCATGTGAAATTATTAAAATAGCATGATTATTAGACAAATCTTTAATAAGATCAGAGATTTTTTGCATATTAATTGCATCCAATCCACTTGTTGGTTCATCTAAAATTATCAAATCTGATTCAGAAACATAAGCTAAAGCTATTGTAAGCCTTTGTTTTTGTCCACCAGATAAAGAAAAAGGGTGTTTATTTTTTACAGAACTCAAACCCACTTTTTTTAAAGCCTCATCAATTTTTTTATCAGTTATTTTAGGATTTCCTATTTTTAATTCTTGATAAACTGAACTACCAAATAATTGATAATCTGTATCTTGCATTATAAAAATTGATTTTCCTTTAAGTTTAATTTCACCGGAATTTGGTTTTTCTATTTTGGAAATCAATTTGGCAAGTGTTGTTTTTCCAACACCATTTTTCCCTATAATAGCTGTGATATCACCTTTATAAGTTTTAAAAGATATATCTTTTAAAATATTTTTAAAATAAATTCTTTTTAAAGAAAGAATTTCTTCAGTATTGTTTTTCCCAATATTTTTGAATTTGCTTTTGAAAATATCAAAAACTCTTAAATTCTTATCTTCAATATGATTTAAATCTTCTTTTAAGAAAATATTTTTAATTTTTCCGTCTTCAATGTAAATCATTTTATCTATGATATTTTTTAAATAAAAAAGCCTATGTTCGGCAATGATTATAGTATAACCCTTTGATTTTAGATCTAATAAAATATCTCTTAAATTTAACGTATTTTTATAATCAAGATTTGAAGAAGGTTCATCAAATAAAAGAATATTAGGATTCATAGTCAAAGCACAAGCTATGCTTAATTTTTGTCTTTCTCCACTCGATATATTGAGTATATTTTTGTCTAAGATACTATTTAAATTTAAAATTTTACAGACATTTTCTATTCTCTTTTGAATTTTATCTTTTGAAAGACCATAATTTTCCATAGTGAAAGCAAGTTCAGAAGTAGTATTAGTTGTAAAAAATTGACCTCTCGGATCTTGAAAAACAGAACCAACATTTTTACTTATTTCATGTATTTTTTTATCATTTAGAGATTTATTATCGATATAAACACATCCTTCTAAATCGCCTTCTATTAAATTTGGAATCAAACCATTTAAACATTTTGAAATTGTAGATTTACCACTACCACTCAATCCAGTCAAAAGAACTAATTCCCCCTTTTTTATTGAAAAGGAAATATCTTTTAAGTTATTTGTTTTGCTATCTGAATATTTAAATCCAACATTTTTATAATTTATCAAATTAATCACCTTTTAAAATATTTTTATGTAGTTTAAGCTACATAAATATTATATAGCTAATTTTATCATGATAATATGATTAAAAAAAATTAAAAATATTAAAAAAATGTAAAAAATAAAAGCGAAAAGATCTTAAGATCTTTTCGCTTTTATGAAATTATTTATAAAGTATTCGTGAAATAACGTTTGATTTGTCAATTCAGGATGAAAAGAAGTCACGAGAATATTATTTTGTTTTGCAGCAACTATTTTATCTTCTAAACGAATCAAAACTTTAACATTTTCACCCACATTCTTTATTATTGGAGCTCTTATAAAAATTAATTCTAAAGGTATTGATGAAATTTTTTCGACAATTTTATTACAAGAAAAAGAATTAATTTGACTTCCAAAAGCATTTCTTGAGACATCTATATCTATAAGTTTTAAAGTTCCATCTTCATCATCTACTTTATTTGAAAGTAAAATAAGTCCTGCACAAGTTCCCCATATACTTTTTCCATTTTTTGAAAAATTTTTGATCGCTTCTATAAAACCATATTTTTTCATCAATTTACTTATAGTAGTACTTTCACCACCGGGAATTATAAGTCCATCAATATTATTCAAGTCTTTTGGATATTTTACTTTTAAAACTTCAATATTTTCTATTTTTTTTAATATATTAACATGCTCTTCAACGCCACCTTGAATATCAAGTACACCAATTTTTATCATTTCACCAGCCTCTTTCAGCCATCATATCCTTATCTTCTAAATCTCTTATATCAATTCCATACATTGGTTCACCGAGATTTTCTGACACTTTTGCAATAATGTCTGGATTATTAAAATTCATA from Oceanotoga teriensis includes:
- a CDS encoding energy-coupling factor transporter transmembrane component T translates to MKKYKVNPLTLLYVNMLFPFVLMFTSSLTAIIICFLISSGFLLFFNEKKRLLKFSIIFLIFLLIFQFQDYLDSGKFKMFFELINYIALKIIPVLMIASILFYNIQTSELLSALNNLKLPKNLIIGITVAFRFFPTFGHEFKFIKQTMKMRNISMSILKPFKSLEYFLVPMLFRCSLLADELTSAGLTKGIECDVKRSSIYDVKIKKFDIFIMILSTIMTIGVLI
- a CDS encoding MptD family putative ECF transporter S component — encoded protein: MKFKTKDYVFLGITGALYTALYFVIIMSFYAIGLGAFFHIISPGIFALIGGTIITFIVSKCSKFGTFTILSIIIMILMSLFGGGYLPWILTSLTTAILADIISFKFGYKKTLTLGISYGILSVGQAMGSIIPVWFFVDSYKETFERRGMTPEGMNEMINAAKGIMGFYALILVFILAFIGILIGKAILKKHFENQ
- a CDS encoding ABC transporter ATP-binding protein translates to MINYKNVGFKYSDSKTNNLKDISFSIKKGELVLLTGLSGSGKSTISKCLNGLIPNLIEGDLEGCVYIDNKSLNDKKIHEISKNVGSVFQDPRGQFFTTNTTSELAFTMENYGLSKDKIQKRIENVCKILNLNSILDKNILNISSGERQKLSIACALTMNPNILLFDEPSSNLDYKNTLNLRDILLDLKSKGYTIIIAEHRLFYLKNIIDKMIYIEDGKIKNIFLKEDLNHIEDKNLRVFDIFKSKFKNIGKNNTEEILSLKRIYFKNILKDISFKTYKGDITAIIGKNGVGKTTLAKLISKIEKPNSGEIKLKGKSIFIMQDTDYQLFGSSVYQELKIGNPKITDKKIDEALKKVGLSSVKNKHPFSLSGGQKQRLTIALAYVSESDLIILDEPTSGLDAINMQKISDLIKDLSNNHAILIISHDFEFITNVCNSAIYLEDGKVSKEFNFKKDEEEQLINIFKELNL
- the pdxT gene encoding pyridoxal 5'-phosphate synthase glutaminase subunit PdxT; translated protein: MKIGVLDIQGGVEEHVNILKKIENIEVLKVKYPKDLNNIDGLIIPGGESTTISKLMKKYGFIEAIKNFSKNGKSIWGTCAGLILLSNKVDDEDGTLKLIDIDVSRNAFGSQINSFSCNKIVEKISSIPLELIFIRAPIIKNVGENVKVLIRLEDKIVAAKQNNILVTSFHPELTNQTLFHEYFINNFIKAKRS